AAGAGAACACCAGCATACCCATTATCCTAACAAATGAAGTAGGAGAAATTATTGGCAATAGAAATTTACCCCATCGTAATAACCAAGATGCTTTTCTAAAAAAGCAACTCGAGATTATGATTGAGCAACACGAGCCCATCATCATAGAGGCCAAAATGAACGGTCAAGTCATTTTAACACAATACCTTTATTATAAAGATTCTCATATACTAAGTCAGCTCAGGTTTTATCCATTACTACAATTAGTAGTTATCTTTTTATTTATAGGCATAGCTTACTTGGCTTTCAACCGTTCTAAAAAATCCGAACAAAACTTAGTATGGGCAGGAATGGCTAAAGAAACAGCACATCAAATTGGCACTCCATTATCATCTCTTATGGCATGGGTAGAAATTCTGAAAGGAAAAGATGGAATGATTGAAATAAGTAATGAAATCAATAAAGATGTTAAGCGCTTAGAGACGATAACCGAACGGTTTTCAAAAGTAGGCTCGAAGCCAAATTTGGAAAAACAAAGCATCTACGAAATTCTTACTCATACAGTATCCTATCTGCAGAATAGACTTTCGTCTAATGTAAGCATAGTGTTAGATAATCAATGCAACGATGCTACAGCCCCTATTAACTGTACACTGTTCGAATGGGTAATAGAGAATATATGTAAAAATGCTGCTGATGCTATGCAGGGCAAAGGGCTCATAAAAATCAACATATTTAGCGATGCTAATTATCTCAAAATTGACATACAAGACAATGGAAAGGGCTTGGCAAAAAATAACTTCAAACGTATTTTTGAACCTGGATTTACCACTAAAAAGAGAGGCTGGGGACTAGGTTTGTCTTTATCTAAACGAATTATTGAAGAATATCACTTGGGGCGATTATACGTTAAATCATCTTCTGCAGAAGGAACAACTTTTCGTATTTCATTACACCGCAATTAAATACCACAACTGCCTTTTCCTCTTTTATATAAATATTCTTGGTGGTATTCTTCCGCTCTATAAAACTTCTCTGAAGGAACAATTTGAGTGACTATAGGCTCTTTAAATTTTCCAGAACCATCTAACTCATTCATTGTTTTGATAGCTATTTCTTTCTGATTGTCGTCATGATAAAATACGGCCGAACGGTATTGCGTACCTACATCTGGACCTTGGCGGTTTAAGGTAGTAGGATTATGGTTTTCCCAAAAGAGTTGTATCAATTCTTCGTAAGCTATTTGCTTAGGATCATAGAGAATTTCTACCGCTTCTGCATGATTGGTGTTTTCATAACAGACCTCTTTGTATGTCGGGTTTTTGGTATCACCACCAATATAGCCCACATCGGTAGAGTAAACACCTTTCAAGCTACGGAATAGCTCCTCAACACCCCAGAAGCAACCAGCAGCAAAAGTGGCTTTCTTCAATTTGTCGTCTACTATAAAGCGTATGCTGATACTATTAACACAATGGCGTGTATTTTCTGGGGTTAATTTTTCTCCCACAAAAACGTGTCCCAAGTGCCCATCGCATTTGGCACAAGTAATTTCTGTTCGTTCGTAACCCAAATCAAAATCTGATGTTTTCTTAATAGCTCCTTCTTTGACTTTGTCAAAAGCGGGCCACCCACAACCGGCATCGAACTTAGAAGAAGAATCGTATAAATGATTGCCACAAGCTCGGCATACAAATAGACCTGCCTCATAAAAATTGTCGTACTCACCAGTGAAAGGGGCTTCAGTACCCTTATCAACAATGACTCTTTTTTCTTCAGGGCTTAAGTTTTCAAAATAACTGTGATTCATTTTTTTAGGTGTTGTATTGGTTTGACAAGAAATTAAAAGTGGGCATAGTGCACAAAAATAAAGCATTAAGGAAAATAAATTATATCCTGAATTACTGAAATTCTTAACTATTTTTGTGAGGTGTCTGGTATCTATATTCATATTCCTTTTTGTAAGCAGCAATGCCATTACTGTGATTTTCACTTTTCCACTTCTCTAAAAAACAAGAATGATTTATTAGACGCTCTAGTCACTGAAATGAAAATTCAATCTTCTTTTTTAGAGGGTACAAAGATACGGACTATTTACTTTGGTGGCGGTACTCCATCCTTACTTTCAGAAAGCGAAATAGCTAGATTATTTGATGAGCTAAACAAAACATTTGACCTATCGGAAGTAGGAGAAATAACATTAGAAGCAAACCCCGACGACCTTACAAAAGAGAAAATAAAAGA
The genomic region above belongs to Flavobacteriales bacterium and contains:
- a CDS encoding ATP-binding protein — protein: MGGINIYSTRKNWKIVLVLFATIICIASLTYTNKLVADLDTEERKKIELWAEATNQLVNSGMGPTNNILASRIMQENTSIPIILTNEVGEIIGNRNLPHRNNQDAFLKKQLEIMIEQHEPIIIEAKMNGQVILTQYLYYKDSHILSQLRFYPLLQLVVIFLFIGIAYLAFNRSKKSEQNLVWAGMAKETAHQIGTPLSSLMAWVEILKGKDGMIEISNEINKDVKRLETITERFSKVGSKPNLEKQSIYEILTHTVSYLQNRLSSNVSIVLDNQCNDATAPINCTLFEWVIENICKNAADAMQGKGLIKINIFSDANYLKIDIQDNGKGLAKNNFKRIFEPGFTTKKRGWGLGLSLSKRIIEEYHLGRLYVKSSSAEGTTFRISLHRN
- a CDS encoding bifunctional methionine sulfoxide reductase B/A protein, encoding MNHSYFENLSPEEKRVIVDKGTEAPFTGEYDNFYEAGLFVCRACGNHLYDSSSKFDAGCGWPAFDKVKEGAIKKTSDFDLGYERTEITCAKCDGHLGHVFVGEKLTPENTRHCVNSISIRFIVDDKLKKATFAAGCFWGVEELFRSLKGVYSTDVGYIGGDTKNPTYKEVCYENTNHAEAVEILYDPKQIAYEELIQLFWENHNPTTLNRQGPDVGTQYRSAVFYHDDNQKEIAIKTMNELDGSGKFKEPIVTQIVPSEKFYRAEEYHQEYLYKRGKGSCGI